The sequence CAGCTTGCGCTCGGGAAGCTCCTCCCAACGTTCGATCTGAACCGCGGTGGAAAACGGGATCTCCTGGCGCATCTGCAAAAACAACTTCTCGCGCACGATCTCGCCCGCCAGCTCGCGCACGCTCTGCGCCGTGGCCTGATCCGCCGGCATCAAGGCTGGCCCAAGCGGCAGGAAGGCCTTGAGGGTGCGCACCAGCTCCTCGACATTCTCGCCGGTAAGCGCGCTGACCGGCACGATCTCGGCCTTGGGCGCCGCGCGCAGCCATTGTTCGGCCAGCGGAATAAGATTGGGCCGCGCTACCAGGTCAATTTTATTGATAACCACCGCGGTGGGCACGTTGCGCTCGCTCACTGTCGCGATTAGCTCGCGATCCTGCGGCGCGACTGGACGCGGCTCGACCACGATCGCGACCGCGTCGGCCTGCGCGATAGCGCGCTGCGCGCGCTGCACCATGCGCTGGTTGAGAGCGCGACGAGCCTGATGGATCCCAGGCGCATCGACGATAATCAGTTGCGCGTCGGCGTCGGTGCGAATCCCCACGATCGCGCCGCGAGTAGTCTGCGGCAGCGGGCTTACGATCGCCACCTTCTCGCCTACCAAGCGGTTGAGCAGGGTCGATTTGCCGACATTGGAGCGCCCCGCCAGCGCCACGTAGCCGCAGCGGTAGGGGAC is a genomic window of Candidatus Binataceae bacterium containing:
- the era gene encoding GTPase Era, translated to VPYRCGYVALAGRSNVGKSTLLNRLVGEKVAIVSPLPQTTRGAIVGIRTDADAQLIIVDAPGIHQARRALNQRMVQRAQRAIAQADAVAIVVEPRPVAPQDRELIATVSERNVPTAVVINKIDLVARPNLIPLAEQWLRAAPKAEIVPVSALTGENVEELVRTLKAFLPLGPALMPADQATAQSVRELAGEIVREKLFLQMRQEIPFSTAVQIERWEELPERKLTRIGAAVVVERDSHKGMVIGAGGARLKEVGQAARLELEAILGQRVYLELQVRVENNWTRDPRRLDQFGL